TATTTAGATAAATTTATTTGACAAGTAAAACGATTACTTATTTATTTAAGTGAATCAACAAATTACATGGAATTGAAGTAGCTTACAAACATTACTAACTGCTATTCTACAGATAATTGAAAAAAATTAATCCTAAGTTAATAAGACAACTTGTACTGATTTCACTAATTCTATTTTTGGGTGGGCTTATTGTAATATATATGCTTCCATATATTTCTGGAGTTCTTGGAGCTTTGACATTGTATGTCGTATTAAGAAAGTGGATGTTTAAACTCCTTAAAAAAGGATGGCGAGAAACTTGGGCTGCCATGCTGCTTATATTTGCGGCGTTTATTGGTATTTGTATTCCCTTGTCCGGTGCTGTTTTAATGCTTGGTTCCGAAATAGGAAATTTAGCGAATAAGTCTGAACAGGTTACAAGTGCCTTTAAGGAACAGGTTTTTCTTTTGGAAAAGCATATAGGTTATGATGTTTCCTCCGCTATTGACCCCAAACAAGCCTCCTCTTGGATAACCAATAACCTTTCAGGTTTTGCCAGTAGTACGGTTAATGTTTTTATTTCTTTGGGCGTTCTACTCTTCATTTTATATTTCATGCTCAAGAACTCCAATAACATAAAGGATTCCCTTATGGAATATATCCCTTTAAGCAAAAAGACATTGAGGATTTTAGGTGAGGAAATAGATCATGTAGTAAGCTCAAATGCCATTGCCATACCCTTGGTGGCCATAGCTCAAGGTATTATAGCACTAATTGGCTTTTTTATTTTTGGGATTGAAAACCCGTTATTTTGGTTTGTAATTGTTACCATAGGTTCCATGGTTCCATTCATAGGGACTTTCTTAGGCATATTTCCCGTATTCGTTCTCAGTATGGCCAATGGAAACGAATTTCAGGCATGGGGCATTCTTCTATATGGGCTAGTCGTAGTTGGTTCCACGGACAATCTCATTAGGTTGTTTCTACTACAAAAATTGGACAGTACGCACCCTATTATTACATTAATCGGTGTACTTGTGGGGATACCTCTTTTTGGTTTTGTGGGATTGATTTTTGGACCTTTGATCATCAATCTCTTCTTGGTCGTTATAAAAATTTATAAACGGCAATACGGGCTTCGCAAATCAAATGATGTAAAAAAGCTATAGTCAATAGCTATTACCTTTTTCCAAAAAATTTTGCAAGAACCAACTGTATATCCTCGGATATCTTTAATTTATATAAAATAAATATATAAATACCTCCTATCAGAAAGCTCTTTAAGGCAATATTGAGCAAAGGATGAAAGGGAAATTCAACAAAATAGAATAATGCACTAAGAATGATGACCAAGACCAGGACCTTGAAAGTCTCATTTGTAAAAGGCTGTATACCAAATTTCGACTTCACATAATATAACTTCAAGGTATTGTATATAAAAAAGGCCGAAAAACTGGCTATGGCCGCACCATTTAATCCGTAAGCAGGTATAAGCCATACGTTAAAACAAATCGCCATTAAGGCCAATAGTACACCAAAGAATAAAATCGATTGATAATAGTTGGAATTGTATAATATGGAGTTATTATTTCCCAAAAGGGAATCATATACCTTCGCCAAGCCAATCCAAAAAACAATGGTAAAACCCTGGCTATAGTTCGATGGAAGTAGTTGATATAAATCCTTCAGGTTTAAAATAATTAGGACCAAAAGTAAAGCCGATATAATAAACAAGGTTAAGGAACTTTTTTGATATAGGGTCTTTAAGGATTTGAAATTACCTGTATTTATATATTCCGCGGTCATTGGGTATGTAATTTGATGCATGGCCCGTGCAGGTACCGCAATCACGGTAGCCATGAATCCGGCAACGGCGTAGTAAGCCACATTCTCAATGGGTAAGTAATTGTTCAGCATTACTTTGTCCACCTCCATAAGGACTATGGCCGTTGATCCACCAAGAATAATCAGTGCGCTATATTTTAGAATTTTAGTCCAATTGACCGGTAGTTCAAAAATGAATTTGGGAAATCGAAGCCGGTAGGCATATATCTTCATTAGAATGGTCCTTAACAAATAAAAGCCCACCAACGCATTTATGAAAAAGGGAACGTCTATAACCTTAACCCATAACAATATCAATAACACAGTCTGCCCTACCCTGCAGAAGATTTCTTTCAAAAAATTCCCGAATACCGACTTCATACCAATCCTTGCCCAAGCATAAAATACCTCAAAGTACGCCATGGCGATGCCTATAATAAAAATATGCCAAACATAATCCCTAACTACCGGATTTTCCCTCGACAAAAGATTTCCGATGGCCTCATTGGCGAAGTAACTCAATACGGCCAATGGAACTATAAAAATAAACGGCAAAAAAAGCATCATGGTCAGAAACTTATCCTGCTCCTCTTGCTTTGTAAAACCACTGTAAAACTTTACAAGACTATTAGGTACTCCAAAGGCTAAAATGGGCATTAGAATGCCGGAAACGGAAGTGATTACCTGAATAAGACCAAAGCTTTCAGGTTCCATAAAATTTGTAAACAAAAACAAATAATTAACGGCTCCAATAGCAAAACCAAAATAGGTGACTATGGTATTATTCAAAGATTGTTTAAGTACGATTCCCATTAAATGTATTCTGCTAATTGCCTGGTAAGTTCCTTTCTACTATATTTTTCAATATGTTGGGACGATATGGTCAAAGATTGGTCCTCATAGGATTCAAACCAATTTAAAATTACATTTTTAAGTTCGGAATTTGCCGTATAATCAAAGACCTTACCCGATTTCGTTTCCGTAATCATCTCAGCAACTTCCCATCCAGATGGGCCAATTCCCAAAATAGGCCTATTGGCCCACAGATACTCAAAATACTTTCCCGGAATGATTCCAAGAGTCTCTTCGGAGTCAATTTCCACCAAAAGTAATATTTGGGATTTTAACTGATATTCCACGGCTTGATCATGAGGTAAATATCCGATGACATTTACATGTTTTTCAAGTCCATATTCTTGTATCGAATTAAGAATGTTTTCCCCAAGGACTCCCACAAAATTTAATTCTAAAGAGGACTTAAAATCAGGATTATCACGCACTAATTCCCCTAGTACCTTCCACAAATTAATCGGATTTCTATCCGCAAGCATGGAACCTATATGGGAAATGGTAAACTTTTTATCCAATTCAGCTGATGTACTTTCAGGTAAAGCGTATCCATTGGTGATTACTTTGATCGGCTTGGTAGTAATTTGTTCAAACTCCTGTTTAGTCGTCTTACTAGTGACCACAATTTTATCGGCACTATTTAAAACCCGATACTCCAAATCCTTGTGTTTTTTTTGGGCGTTGGAAGATAACTTTAATTTTTTGTGATACCCTATCGAGGTCCAGGGATCCCTAAAATCCGCAATCCATTGAAGATGATGTTGTTCCTTTAGTTTTAAGCCGATTAAATGCAGACTATGTGGCGGTCCGGTGGTGATTATAGTCCCTATGTCATGCTCCTTAAGTACACGGCCAAGGAAACGAACCGATGGTCTTACCCAAAATTTACGCGCATCCGGTATAAAGAGGTTTCCCCTTACCCAGAGCATTAGTCGTTCCAATACGGATTGGTTTTTTGGAGTTATCACCCCTGAACTTATTCGTTTGGTCTTCTTGCCAGACAAAAGGGAAGAAAGCCCATAAGGTTCAAAAATAGGTTGTTTATAACATTTAATATCCTTGGGAATCTCATCCATCAATGAATCATCGATTAAAGGATAATGTGGATTCTCGGGAATATAAACTATAGGGGCAACATCAAAATCAGGTAAATACTTTACAAATTTTAGCCACCGTTGTACTCCAGGGCCACCAGCGGGCGGCCAGTAATACGTAATGACCAGAACTTTTTTCATTAGGATTCCTCCTTTCTTCGTTTCCAAAAAGAGTATCCTATACCACCTAGTAGCACTAAACCAAGCAGAATAGTACTTGCCAAAGTAATCTGACTTCCTTTTGCAACTACTTGGGGTTCAAATTTAAATTCTACGGTATGATTACCCTCAGGAATTCGCATGGCCCTTAGTACATAATCTACCTTAAAATGGTCCGTTGGTTTCCCATCTATATAGGCGTTCCAGCCATTGGGGTAATACATTTCACTAAATACGGCAATCCCAGCATTAGGATTGTTGGACCTATAGGTAAGGTGATTGGGCTCATAGTCCGTTAGTGTAATCGTAGCCGTGGAATCTACCTGATAATCCAACCTATTTACATTCTCTACTTTGCTTGCATTGAATACCGCAGTAGTCTTGGTATCAAGGCTATCCAACGCTATGATTTCCTCATCCGCTGAGTTTACACTTTTTAATTGTGAAACAAACCAAGCATTACCATTTGCATTGGGATTTTGAATTGGAAAAATGTTTCCTTCCTGATCTTGCCTAATGACATACTTTACATTAAGCATATTGAAAACGGAAAGATTACCCTTGTAAATATGGAACTCAAAAAGATCTTGCATGCCTGCGGGCTTGGCGGCATGGTATCCCGTTATGCTATTATGAAAGTAAGCCGTCTTTGCAGAGTCAAAACCATCAGTTTGGTCAAAAACCCGGTAAACACCTTCATCTTCCATAATTTGTTTGTCCGCGGCCGATGCCTGAAACGGCTCCAACATCCTTCTTTTGGCAACGAAATTATCGGCATTCACATACCTAAGATTCACACCGACCAAATCAAAAACCACCAGTAGCCCAATACCCAAGACCACTAAATTTTCCTTGAGTTTTCCTTTTAGGTAAAACCAAAGCAATCCAAGTGTTAGTATCACATAAATTAAAGAGCGTAAAAGGTCATTGGTATATACTGCCTTGCGGTCCAATTTTAGCATCTCCGGCAACTCCTCAAGTCCGGTCATTCGTAACCTGTTATCCGTTGGACCTACAAAATCGAACATCCCTTTTGACAAAAACAGCACAATTCCCAAACCGAGCATTACGCCTCCTGCGTACTTTAAGGATTTCAATTTATCGTCTTGGCTAACTTTGCCCGAAAAGACCTTTTTCAAGGCCAAAATGGCTAGAATAGGGACGCAGAGCTCCAAAATTATCTGTATGGAAGAAACAGCCCTGAATTTGTCGTACAAGGGAAAATAATCAATCATAAAATTGGTGGGGCCACTGAAATTTTTCCCCCATGATAAAATGAGTGATAACAAAACTCCGAATAACAACCACCATTTGTGTTTGCCCTTCACCAAAAATAAACCGAGTACAAATAGAAAAAATAGGATAGCCCCAATATAGGCAGGACCAGAAGTACCCGGCTGCTGCCCCCAATATAACGGAAGTCCACTAACAAAATCCAAAGCGCTGGACCTTGGCAACCCCTTATCTATTAAATATTTAAAAGATTTAGAATCCTCCCCAAGATTTTCTTGGCTAGCCCCGCCGAACAATCTGGGTACGAAAAGATTTAGGGATTCTGCAACCCCATAGCTCCACTGGGTAATATATTCCTTACTGAGTCCTCCGGTACTTTCTTTTGGCGAACCATCTGGATTAATGGTGAGCTCGCTTTTGCCCCTTGTACTCCAATCTGCATATTCCTTCGTAGCCAATAAGCTGGTAGCATTTGCGCATATTCCCAAAACCACGGCACAAATTAAAATACCAACAGAAATAAAATAATGCCTTAATTCCTTCCTTTTAATGGCATCCACCAAATAGACTATGCCCAAAACCAACACCAACAACATAAAGTAATAGGTCATCTGGTAGTGGTTGGCCACTATTTCCAGGGCCATTCCCAAAGCGGCGACCAAAAATCCGTACAGATACTTTTTTCTAAATACAAGTACGATACCCGCCAATAGAATGGGCAAATACCCAAGTGCATGTGCCTTGGCGTTATGTCCTGCTCCAATTATTATAATCAGGTAAGTTGAAAAACCAAAGGCAAGTGCTCCTACTATAGCCAATCTGTAATCTACTTTTAGACAACAGAGAAGAATATAAAAACCGATAAAATAAAGAAATAAATAATCTGCGGGTCTGGGTAAAAACCGAATAAGCCTATCCAAATCCTTAATGTAATTGTGAGGATAATTTGCACCTAACTGATACGTAGGCATTCCACCAAAAGCACTATTGGTCCAGTAAGGTTCCGTTTCAGTTTTTTTTCTGAAATCATTCTGTTCCTTGGCCATGCCCGTATATTGGGCTATATCATTCTGAAAAATTACTTTTCCCTGAAGTACCGGGTGAAAGTATGCCAGAGCGACGATTATAAAGAATACGGTTACAAAAAAATGGGTGAAAAAGAATTTTAGACCTTTCTTCATGTTCCGGTGGTTGGTTAGACAAAGATAGCTAGTCTAGTTCTTCAAAATCTATATATTCCCCAACTTTTTCGGATTTGCTCTTCTTTGCGGTCGATTTTTTATTGATAATAACATCACCTACCTGTTCATCC
This window of the Maribacter cobaltidurans genome carries:
- a CDS encoding AI-2E family transporter is translated as MLPYISGVLGALTLYVVLRKWMFKLLKKGWRETWAAMLLIFAAFIGICIPLSGAVLMLGSEIGNLANKSEQVTSAFKEQVFLLEKHIGYDVSSAIDPKQASSWITNNLSGFASSTVNVFISLGVLLFILYFMLKNSNNIKDSLMEYIPLSKKTLRILGEEIDHVVSSNAIAIPLVAIAQGIIALIGFFIFGIENPLFWFVIVTIGSMVPFIGTFLGIFPVFVLSMANGNEFQAWGILLYGLVVVGSTDNLIRLFLLQKLDSTHPIITLIGVLVGIPLFGFVGLIFGPLIINLFLVVIKIYKRQYGLRKSNDVKKL
- a CDS encoding lipopolysaccharide biosynthesis protein, which encodes MGIVLKQSLNNTIVTYFGFAIGAVNYLFLFTNFMEPESFGLIQVITSVSGILMPILAFGVPNSLVKFYSGFTKQEEQDKFLTMMLFLPFIFIVPLAVLSYFANEAIGNLLSRENPVVRDYVWHIFIIGIAMAYFEVFYAWARIGMKSVFGNFLKEIFCRVGQTVLLILLWVKVIDVPFFINALVGFYLLRTILMKIYAYRLRFPKFIFELPVNWTKILKYSALIILGGSTAIVLMEVDKVMLNNYLPIENVAYYAVAGFMATVIAVPARAMHQITYPMTAEYINTGNFKSLKTLYQKSSLTLFIISALLLVLIILNLKDLYQLLPSNYSQGFTIVFWIGLAKVYDSLLGNNNSILYNSNYYQSILFFGVLLALMAICFNVWLIPAYGLNGAAIASFSAFFIYNTLKLYYVKSKFGIQPFTNETFKVLVLVIILSALFYFVEFPFHPLLNIALKSFLIGGIYIFILYKLKISEDIQLVLAKFFGKR
- a CDS encoding glycosyltransferase, encoding METKKGGILMKKVLVITYYWPPAGGPGVQRWLKFVKYLPDFDVAPIVYIPENPHYPLIDDSLMDEIPKDIKCYKQPIFEPYGLSSLLSGKKTKRISSGVITPKNQSVLERLMLWVRGNLFIPDARKFWVRPSVRFLGRVLKEHDIGTIITTGPPHSLHLIGLKLKEQHHLQWIADFRDPWTSIGYHKKLKLSSNAQKKHKDLEYRVLNSADKIVVTSKTTKQEFEQITTKPIKVITNGYALPESTSAELDKKFTISHIGSMLADRNPINLWKVLGELVRDNPDFKSSLELNFVGVLGENILNSIQEYGLEKHVNVIGYLPHDQAVEYQLKSQILLLVEIDSEETLGIIPGKYFEYLWANRPILGIGPSGWEVAEMITETKSGKVFDYTANSELKNVILNWFESYEDQSLTISSQHIEKYSRKELTRQLAEYI
- a CDS encoding YfhO family protein — its product is MKKGLKFFFTHFFVTVFFIIVALAYFHPVLQGKVIFQNDIAQYTGMAKEQNDFRKKTETEPYWTNSAFGGMPTYQLGANYPHNYIKDLDRLIRFLPRPADYLFLYFIGFYILLCCLKVDYRLAIVGALAFGFSTYLIIIIGAGHNAKAHALGYLPILLAGIVLVFRKKYLYGFLVAALGMALEIVANHYQMTYYFMLLVLVLGIVYLVDAIKRKELRHYFISVGILICAVVLGICANATSLLATKEYADWSTRGKSELTINPDGSPKESTGGLSKEYITQWSYGVAESLNLFVPRLFGGASQENLGEDSKSFKYLIDKGLPRSSALDFVSGLPLYWGQQPGTSGPAYIGAILFFLFVLGLFLVKGKHKWWLLFGVLLSLILSWGKNFSGPTNFMIDYFPLYDKFRAVSSIQIILELCVPILAILALKKVFSGKVSQDDKLKSLKYAGGVMLGLGIVLFLSKGMFDFVGPTDNRLRMTGLEELPEMLKLDRKAVYTNDLLRSLIYVILTLGLLWFYLKGKLKENLVVLGIGLLVVFDLVGVNLRYVNADNFVAKRRMLEPFQASAADKQIMEDEGVYRVFDQTDGFDSAKTAYFHNSITGYHAAKPAGMQDLFEFHIYKGNLSVFNMLNVKYVIRQDQEGNIFPIQNPNANGNAWFVSQLKSVNSADEEIIALDSLDTKTTAVFNASKVENVNRLDYQVDSTATITLTDYEPNHLTYRSNNPNAGIAVFSEMYYPNGWNAYIDGKPTDHFKVDYVLRAMRIPEGNHTVEFKFEPQVVAKGSQITLASTILLGLVLLGGIGYSFWKRRKEES